The following nucleotide sequence is from Coffea eugenioides isolate CCC68of chromosome 3, Ceug_1.0, whole genome shotgun sequence.
TGCCATTCTCTTTACTTTCTGCACTaatcacccttttttttttgttaatgcTTGAGAATTAGAGTGGTAGGAGTCGGAGGATGTGAggattttaatttcttcttgtttccttTGTTATGCCGATGCTTGCTTCTTCATATTGGTtgcttcttcccttttttttttccatcttttgaTCTTTGACCAACTCCAAGAGAAACGAAGTTACAACCtagattaagaaaaaaaattcattccCTAAATTTTCTAACTTGATTTCCTGCAATTTAGTTCTTGAAATATTTGAAATCAAAcagcaggaaaaaaaaaagaatagagcaaagaaaggaagagaagagagagggggaaaaggaaaataaCAAAGATAAAAGAGTTTTATTGTGTATTTGATTTGTAGgaataaatgacaaaaaaagAGTTACGGTGAAtgggaggaagaagaaggaacCAAGATAAAGTGAAAATTGAAGCAACTGGGCGGCGGATAACATCACGTTTGGTTAGGTTAGGTTGTTCCAAAAgttttctaataatttcatTATGACTCTATATTATTTTAAGAAGTATAAAATCCACCCATTATATTTTATTAAATTACAAATTTACCTTTAACTTTTAAGTGCTTTTCTTTTGAACTAAATTCAAACTTATCAAATATGTATATAAAGTTATAAACTACTAATttaaagggaatttttatatattattttaattatgtataattaatatataattatgtcATCCGATTCGACTCCGATCGAACCCATTGACTCCTGACCCTGAGCTCAGCCGAGTTGATGTCCGGTTCGAAAACATATAGGTTCTCACCTTCTCTCTCAAATCTCCGGCGGCTGACGGAGACGGACAAAATACGAAGAAATTAAGAAGCAATCAAGCAACAATTTCGCTGTGTTTGCTGAAACGAAGCCTTGACCTGCTGATTGGTGAAGCTTTTCCAGTTTTCGTTGTGCTTGCCGGCTGCACACACGGACGACGGACCTTTATTTCTCTGCTTCTCCCCCAAGCCCTGAGCTCCATCGATTCTGTAAATTCTAGATTCTGCAGCAGCCACTGGTGAAGCCTTGAAGGTAATTAATCCATGTTGCATGTAGATTTTTTAGCTTTAATTAATGGTACACTGAAGCTACTTGGGATTTGATCATCTGTGTTTAATGGTACACTGTCCGAGAGAGAATAGACGGGCTCCCTATTTAACTACtatttttccctcttttcttcaGCTCAATTTTACATCACCATTGACTCAACTCTAGAAGAGAATTCTCTCTGAACTGAGCAGAATCCAATAAAATTACAGATAGCTTCAAAATTGTGTCGTTTGGGGAGCATTTCGTTGATACTGACTGAGAATCATAGAATGGAAGACTCAGAACAGAGGAAAGGAAAGGTGATGTCACTGTCGTCGTTGTTCCCACCGGAGGAAACCCAGAAAGCATCGGAGCGCGTCCAGGACACGATCGCCGAGCGCCGCAATGAACTCGACCAGCTGAAGAGCTTTGTTTCTGACAACACCAACCTCATCAATCTCGTCCAAACACTCCCCAATGAACTCCAACACCAAATTATGGTAATTCCTTAAACCCCTCCAAAAAGAATGCAATTTTTAAGGGATTTATGTGATTATTCCTTTGAAATTaatatgattttggatgatatttTTCAGGTGCCTTTCGGAAAGGCGGCGTTTTTTCCCGGCCGGTTGATTCACACAAATGAATTTATGGTAATGCCTTGTATAATTTATCTGGCTTTCTGCAGGGATTTCAGgtttttcatgtatggttttgAATTTATGTGAGCTTTTGACATGCCTAACTTCAGTTATTTGATGGGTTTTTTTGCCGATTATGCATAGTAGTACTTTGATGGGATTAAAAGATTCTTGAGTTAGTGCTGTTTATAGACTGTGGGGAAAGGAAATGTCAATTTGTGGCTACCTCAGGATAATTATAAAATGGGATGGTCATTTTTAAGTTGTTGATTACTACCGCCTAAGACGTGTGTAATGCAGTGTGCTTTCGCGATTGTACGAACTGTTCAGGAATTTGTTTCCACTATGCCCCATTTGCACCAGATCTTTGTTTGTTTAAGTACACATTGTGGTTAAGGAATCTAGAGAAGCGATAGCCTACTAGTTGATGTTTGTCCTTACTTATTTTACCTATCAAAAGAAAAGTGAATAATCAATGCAATAGCTTTTGTCAGGTTCTCCTTGGAGATGGATACTATGCAGAAAGAACATCCAAGCAAAcagttgaaattttgaaaaggagAGGAAAGATTCTAGAGTCTCAATTTGAATCTCTCAAGGCTGACATTCAGGACCTTAAAACTGAAGCTTCTTTTTTTAATGCTACAGCTAATGAGGCAGCGGTAAGCCTGTTCATCTGCATTGGTGCATGGGTACTTTACATGTGCTTAAATATACTACAATTTAATAATCCTGgcttcaaaattttatttttgtccctTTACTCCAGCATTAGCAAGCGATAGCATATGTTTTAAGTTGATCTAAAAAGCTTGTCACCCGTGCTAATTATAACTTGTTTGTGCCATTTGAAATGGCTTAGAGAGAGCCATGTAAGCTGTTTATGGACCTAGGGGAGGGTGATATAAGTACATCAATTAGGTTTTTAAAAGAGGACACAAGAAGTATACTAGTATGCTTCCATGTCATGTTAGGTATGTGTCCAACATGTTGGAGCATTATCTTAGTTATCGGTGTTCGCTGCATTGCAGTATGATGTAATACTGTCCAAGTATTGCAAAGTAATATATGGTTTTGGGACAGGATTGTATACTCATTGGCAAAAAGTCATACTAGGTTGTGGCTATGGAATTTATGTAATCAAGGTACTTATGAACACTACGTGGACTCTAGAGTATTTTGTTGCATTTCTGACCCACTTATTGCAGGTAGGTGGTTTGCCAAGTAGTATATTAGACCATTAAAATGTTATGCTCTTGGGCCATAGGGAATAGTTATGAGATGTCTTTGCAAATGAGGACCTAGGATTTCTATTCACTGCTGTTGACAACATGGATTATTATTTGGCTTAATTTTTCAAGTCATTTTGACAGGGTGATCTTGTAGAAATAGTTGAAGACTATGTGGAGGAAAATCCTATGGCTGAGGTATCTAAAGCAGGCAGGTCTTCTTCTTTTTAGCTTGTCAATAGAGATTATAGTCTGCTTTGAGCTTGGTAGTGAGTTTAATGTTTCTTTCAAATGTAATAGTTctgaaaaattttaatttgtatCTCTCATGATTCTAATTGTTGAAAACATGTTCAAAGGATGTTTGGtctggatttttcttttttaattaaagtttttaaaagttCTAGACATGAGAGTGCCAAAGCTTGGATAAAACCTGTGAAGATCTCAAGTGTTTTGTAGACATGTTTGTTGCTCAGGAAGAACAACTTTTGTAGACCATGGCTGATCTATTTCATAAATACAAATTATAGACACAAGACATTTAGAGACTCCATGTATGAATAAGCAAGCTTATTGGATGATAGCGAATAATCATCTTTtcatggagaaaagaaaagcttaGTTGGATTAGTTGGATGCCAGTTATTCATATCAAAAGACTAATTTTGTGTTGAAAAACTAATTTCCTTTGTCTAGTTTGATTGCAGGGTGATCTGGTCAATGTTTCAATATTCTGTTTAGTCTGACATTGTTTAGAAAAAGTTGTGAGGTTTTGGCCATCTCAAACCATATAAAATGTCATGGAGGGAGTGATGGATAATTTCTTCATCATCATACCAGTTTAATGGGATGAGGACCCAGGTCCAAATTATTTTAGGAGCTTTGGTGTTGATACTGATTAGCAGCATTTCCATTGCAAATTCTGCTATAGAACCATGTAGATTTGCCTTTCCTTCTTCTGAATGTTTTCACTATTTTAACCTTCATAATTAGTTTTCATCCAAAAGCGCTTCGCAAGCATGAGAAGTTTTTGCCTTCTGTTAAGTTAGTAAACTTTTGGTAAACAAAAATTGTATTGCAACTGGCATTATAACGTTGACAAATTTTTGTTAATCCTTGAATATTTTAGGTGAATCAAAAGCTGATTTTCCCAGTTCATCTGAGGCTGAAACTACCAGAATTGGATATCAAGATGATGAATATGCTCATATATTCTCCAGAATTGATGAActtgaaaaagaagaagaagatgctgaGAAGGATGATGATGATCTAGATCACACTACAGATCAAAGAGATTATGAAACGGGGGTATTAAGCAATTACACTTTAATTCCTTTTATATTTTGGATTGAACATATAATGGCAGAGCAAACTGTACCAAGTGTCATTTACTTGCCAGTTGCCAGGAAAGTACATGATTAAGTAGTTTCATGTACTGAATTCACTCTACAGTAGTTTCAGTACCATCCGAAGCATTAGTTGGAAGCTtttgtttttgacaattttcaaCTTTATTATGCAGGTGTATGGCTCAAAGGTGACATCTGTGCATCAAGGTGAGTTTTGTGCATGTGTTGTTTGaattacaagattatccaaaaGGTCTGTCTCTTCAGAATGGGTCTGGGTTTACACCCAACTATGTTTTAGTAAATAACTTAATTCACTTTGCATTATTCTACTTCTGCTTACAAGCAGTACATTCTGGGTATTTGCTGTCCGCTTGTTATCCTTGTGAATTACACATGATCCTCTGAATTGTCAACTGCTATTTGTAGGCTTGTATTCCTGAAATAATATTTTCAATTCATCTTTGTTCCTAAGTTCCTCTGCCATTTCCTTCTTTAGATGGTTCATCACATGGTGGACCGCAAGCTTCCAGTAAACCAACTGAGAAGGCTTTGGAGCTTCCTGAAATAAAGGATGTTATCCAGGGTCCAGCTGTAACTAAAAAAGTGGTACCATTCTTGTTCCTTGTCACCATTAGATGAAATTTTTTGGTGGTGCATCATCTTAACGCTCATTTGCTCCATCCGCACAAGGAGTGGAGTAGGCATGCAAAATAGGAAAGCCCATAAAAGTGACTGCACAACATTATTTGCTGTTGACTTGCCAAGGAGAGAATTTGCCTTTTTGATTCCTTGTTTTGTGTGTCTCTTGTAATCAACATgtgattcttttctttcccttcagGGTTTTGTTCAGACAACAGAAACAAGTTCCAGTAGTAGTGGTAGCAAGGCATGTTTTCTTCGGGTGATAGTTTTTCATGGATCTGCTATGTTAAATGGTGATATAATTCAATTCCTGACGTCGATTTGTTAATGGCATACAGGCTTTTACTGGTTCGATTGTGGAGCACACCCATAATCTTGAGACAAACCCAAGGGAACCGACCGTTGCACCTAGCGCTAAGCCAGTCTCAAGATTCAGGATGAGTAGGAAGTAGCTAATGATATGAGAAAAATGCCTCGAGCAGAATTATGAGTTTTGCCCTTTTTTTGGAAAACAGGTTGATGTTCGTACCATGAAAGACAACAATATTTATACCAACATCTGTAAGACCAATCCATGTCTCGCAAACAACATCCGTATTACTTTATTTGGTTTTACTAAGCAATGCTTCAGCGGTTAAACTGTTAAGGTTTGCAGAAAATAATAAAGAATCCCTGGATTCTAGAATGACTGACAAAAAGGGTCAAATAGATAAGTTGTTCAGGATCAAAATGCAGTTGGCTCAAGGGAAATACCTATACTTGGATaccttgaaaagaaaatttgtgtTCAGTTCCTAGTCatttataattttcttttattctagCCATTTGATAGCATTGTTcaccagagagagagagagagagagagagcataGTCCACTACTTCTTCTCTGGTTCGTGTTCATCTTCATAAGTTACAGCTTGAAACAAGAATAGAAATGCACCTCAAAGGAGAGAGCAGGTAAATCCAAGAATAATTGAGACAATCAGCAGACACCTGGTATCCAGCAGTTAAAAAACGAGGACGAGtctttgaatatttttttcGAAACCTGACAATTCTAAAGTGTTTTGAAAAGTACTCAAAACTTTAGTAGTGTTTTGAAATGTACTTAACTTTCCTtcagtcaaaatagtgaatataAAAAATGTTGAAGTTGGTCTACTATAACAAAATGGGTCCAATTATCATATGCTCTATATCTGCAGTTACTACATGTTTGAGTCATAAATCTCTGAACGGCTTTGAATAGGAACAGCAAGCTCGGAAATATAGGGATTAAACCTCCAAGCACCAATGAATTTGTCGGTTGGCTTGGGCTCAGGAGTGATGTTCAATTTGCCAATTATTTGATCGAGAGTGCAACATCACTTGAGATGATCATTATTAATCGCTTTCATCAACGTTTCACTGACCATGGATCGAAAGAGATTGGGAAGAAGCTTTATCATGCAAAATGCAGCTCGAGAGAAAATCACCTCCCATAGCCACAATAAGTCTTACTTACCCGTGTTTTAGGATTCAATCAATGATATGTGAAGGATAATTATCGGACCTGGTAAAAGTAATTAAGCATCCTCCAGTGGATCAGAAGCGGATTACAACATCCAAAG
It contains:
- the LOC113765661 gene encoding RNA polymerase II subunit 5-mediating protein homolog isoform X1, with the translated sequence MEDSEQRKGKVMSLSSLFPPEETQKASERVQDTIAERRNELDQLKSFVSDNTNLINLVQTLPNELQHQIMVPFGKAAFFPGRLIHTNEFMVLLGDGYYAERTSKQTVEILKRRGKILESQFESLKADIQDLKTEASFFNATANEAAGDLVEIVEDYVEENPMAEVSKAGESKADFPSSSEAETTRIGYQDDEYAHIFSRIDELEKEEEDAEKDDDDLDHTTDQRDYETGVYGSKVTSVHQDGSSHGGPQASSKPTEKALELPEIKDVIQGPAVTKKVGFVQTTETSSSSSGSKAFTGSIVEHTHNLETNPREPTVAPSAKPVSRFRMSRK
- the LOC113765661 gene encoding RNA polymerase II subunit 5-mediating protein homolog isoform X2, which gives rise to MEDSEQRKGKVMSLSSLFPPEETQKASERVQDTIAERRNELDQLKSFVSDNTNLINLVQTLPNELQHQIMVPFGKAAFFPGRLIHTNEFMVLLGDGYYAERTSKQTVEILKRRGKILESQFESLKADIQDLKTEASFFNATANEAAGDLVEIVEDYVEENPMAEVSKAGESKADFPSSSEAETTRIGYQDDEYAHIFSRIDELEKEEEDAEKDDDDLDHTTDQRDYETGVYGSKVTSVHQDGSSHGGPQASSKPTEKALELPEIKDVIQGPAVTKKVAFTGSIVEHTHNLETNPREPTVAPSAKPVSRFRMSRK